In the Ochotona princeps isolate mOchPri1 chromosome 29, mOchPri1.hap1, whole genome shotgun sequence genome, CCAGGCCAGTTTTGCACAGACTAAATACTAAGAacaggcagccagggctggtgcagatggaagctaggagcaaggaactccagctgggtctcccttgtgggaggtccagcccaagcactcgggccatcttccactgcttttccaggcacattaacaaggagttggatcaaaGGCCTGAcagcctggccttgaaccagtacACCAGTACAGGATGCCAACAGCTGGTCGCTTGATCCACTACGCTGCAATACAGAACCCAGGTTTTACATGTTTATGTTTGGGAGAAAAGGCAGACGAATAATCTGACATGGGAAGATGAGATGAAGTTCGAATTTCTGACTGGTAAACCAAACCGTTACAGGAACACAGTCAAAAGGAACATGCAGAAGGTGAGGCCTTCCTGCGAGCTGACATGCAGTTTGCCAAGCCGGTGTGTGCCGTGTATAGTCCTAGGAGAGGTAGAACTGGGCATGCTCCTGGAGCCTCTGACCTCTTGTTTGCACCACAGCAAATGGCTTGCATGTCACTGTGTACGTGGCCTGCCTGTCACCTGTGCACGGCTTGATGTCACTGCGCATGTGGCGTGCAGAACACCACGCAGCATACATGCTCCCCCCGAAGCACAGgttcccagcagaggggaggagcTTTCTCATACCTTATGGTAACACGCTCACAACCAGCTGGACACGTCACCTGAGAGCCAAGTCCTCAAGGGGCAATGAATCACCGATCTGACTGCTGTATTTCAAGGTCAATGCCACGCTCCTGGGCTTTGTGCCTGGGACTGGCGGTGGCTCCATGCTGCCCCCTGGTGTGGGCCTACTCTGTTCCCTCTGAACTAAGTCCAGCCCCGACCCCTCCTGGCTGCTCCCGGCTACTGCTCCCCTGaagcaccctgcaccctgccgcTCATTCCTGGCAAGCACGGAGAAGTGAAGACGAGGATGGCACTGTGGCTGTGTGTAACGTAACCAAGAGAGGCCACACTCACGAGCCCGTCTGGCCTGGAGCTGGCCACCGGGCAGGGAGCGTGGCTTTTacagacagcagcagaggggaaaTGGGGTCAAGCATCTTCTATGAAGGTCTGCAATGAGCAGGCTAAAGAACAGACCCTTGCTAATTATAAGCCAGACTCAGGGTCTGGTAAAGCAACCCACAGATTTATCAGGGTTAGCTCCCCGACCCCTATTCCTCTTGAGACAAGACTGGCTTTCCTTCTTCTGCAAACCCATAGTTTGATTGTGGAGGGCCTCCCCTAGCACCAGGATGCCCTATACAGAGGCGGCGGTCACAACAACACGGGGGGGGGGACCCCGATGAACCAAGCATGAGAGCAAGAGCCATCCACCGCTTTTTTTCACCTGTCTCCCTCCCGCCACAGCAAGGGCTGGACAGGGAAGGGACAAGAGGCTGGGGCAGCAGAAGGAAACAAGAAttctgaagctgctgcctgcaggaggcATTTTGCCTTGTGAAACAGAGTTGCAAAGCCTACGGGCCCCTTGTGTTGTAAGGCGTGGCTAAAGCAACAGGGGCGCGGGAACATCCAGTTAGGTGGTATCTTTTCTCTTGGGAAGGACCATGCGATATCTAcattcctgcacccacaggccgGGCCTGCAGGCCAACAAGGCGTAGCTGCAGCCCCCTGCAGAGCAGAACACGGAGCTCATGGCAGGACGAGTGAGGACAGAAGACGCTAACACGCCCTGGCTCAGCGTCCTGGCTTGTGGACAAGCACAGGTGTGCCACCCGGCTCCGGAGAGGAGCAGTCTCTATCCAGCCAGCCAGGGGCTCTGTGCAGTGTGGCCTGCCCTTGTCTGGGATCCAAGGTGACCTGTGTGCTGATGGCTGGGGAGGCGGGAAGGGGTAGGCGTGAGCCCTGCATACTAATGGGATCAGCTTAGAACAATATAGATTTAAGAATAAAaaccaggcaggccccaggacgcCATGTGCCCTGCAGCAATTTCCACCTGCTGTTATTTCTGCTACTGTTGTCCCTGCcaactgcagccctggctgttactaTGGAAACTGCATCTTTGGCACAGGCTCCGGCCCCAGAGAAGGTCAGTTTACTGCTTTAGGAGGGGAAGCAGCTGGCAGGGATCAAACGGAGCCCCCAAGAGCCAGGCGCGACTTGAAATGTGCTGGGCGCTCTAGCAGCTCCCGAGCTCCAGGGACCCGCGGAGCTCTGATGGGACGTGCAGGTTCTCCAGGGAGCTCCTGGCCCGGGCTGGGGCATGCCACAGGGCCTGGTTTCCAGGAGCTGTGGAGCCTGAAGcctcccaggccaggcaggcaggcagtcaggAGCGGGAAAAACACAGGTGCGCATGCGTCCCTGCCTGTGTCACTGGACCAAGAGGGCTTATCACCAACACCAAGAAATGAGGAGCCAGGCTCACAGGACAAGAGCTCGTGGTTGAGATCCTGGTTTGAGAGGGGCCCAGCTGGCACTGCCATGTCAGGTCTTGCCACCTCGAGTTCCGCAGGAACAGAAGGGGATGCGAACCAATGCTGGAGATGCTTCGATGGCAGGCCCTGGCGTCTTCCTTACTCCCCTGTGACCCTCCATGGACTCTGCCCTCAATACCTGGCCCAGGGCACAGAGCTGCCGGCAGCACAGGTTGGCCGGCCGTGTGTCGGGAACAGCATGGGGACACTCACCACCTCCTCTATGGCTGCGCTGTCAGCCAGCAGCGGCTCCTCAGCGAGCAAGGACAGCATCAACCCCTTGACGCTGTGCGTGTAGAGGTTCATCCGCACGAGACCCACGCAGCGCTCCGCTGGGGTCGGGCTGGAGTCAGAGCGGTCCACAGGGCCCAGGCCTGACTTGCATTCCAGATGGGGCATGGAGTGGCTCTGGGGgagcccatccagccccctgtccAGGCCCTGCTCCCTTCCAGGAGGTGTGCTTCCTCTCTGCCTGCTAACAGAGCCTGATGGAGATAAGGGCCAGCTGCTCCCCCTGGGCCGAGGGTCGCTGTCGCCAGGGAAGTCTGTGCACAGATTCAAGGCTCCGTTCGGGGCGCGGGCCTcaggcggggagggagggagaaggctgCCAGCAGCTGTGTCCTCGggcagcctgggctctgggtcaCCAGAACTGTGGACAGATTCCCTGTGACAAGGCACTTGTGACAAGGCTTGGCTGTCGGAGGCACCTATGTGTGGGCTGCCAGAATGACCTGGGACTGGTACGATTTCCTGAATTTCTGGAATGTGGATTTCTGACAAATCTGGGTCATTTACCAGAGAGCAGCTAAGGCCCGGCCCCTGGCCTGGGGCACTGCCCTTGGGCAGTCCTGGAGGCCCTGGGTTCTGTAGCTGTCCATTCTGCCTCCTGCCATCCGACCAAGCTGGATCAGCGGATGGGGGCTGCAGGGTGGTGGCCAGCATCTCGGATACAGATTCCACATTCCTAGGGATGTTTTCGCTGGGGGAAGATGCGCTCCAAGCCCTGGGAGGGTGCTGGGCCGAGCCGTCCTGGAGTCTGGCTGGAGACGTTGGAGGGCtggcagggaaaagaaaaagacatgaggAAGGGCAGGCAACACGGGCTGAGGGCAGGGAATCGGGCACaggtggccacctggggacagcATGGGGACACCAGGAGTGTGGGGAAGGTTGGCTGGCTGTAGGGCTGCCTGTAGGGGAGGGCATCGCCTATGACAAGAGCCCCTGGGACAAGAGTCACCAGAGCCAGCGGGTGCTGAGTCAGGCCTGACAGGGTGCCAGGCACATACCAAGCTCAACTGACTCAGCAATCTGTGGCAGAGAGGCTCCCGGACTCATTTTACAGACTTTGAAAACACTGAGTCTCAGAGAGGGAGCACGCTTGTCCAGGGTCGCACAGCTGCCAGGGCACGTGGAGTCTGACAGCCACGCTTCCTCGTGAGATCACACTGCTTTGCATCAACCCACGGCTGTGGCAGGTGCTTGTCTACCAGGCTGGGTGTCGGGGAGATGGAACTGAGGAAGGGTGAGCCATGGGAGGGGGGGGGTCCCATCACGCGTGGGAATCCTTACCGCGTCATCCGCTCCACCGGGAACTCGTGCAGATGGGTGGCTTCCTCCTTGGTCAGGAAAACCGGGATGATCTGCACGTCGGCAGGCCACGCCGCCCCTGCCAAGCACAAGGCAACATGGTCCGAGCTCACCCCCGGGCCGGAGGAAACAAGGGGCCCTACCTAGTCCTGTGGTCTGGGTGCTTCACCTAGCAGGATGCCCGTGTCCCCTAACAGGTGCCCTGGGTTTGAGTCCGGGTCCTGGCCAGCAGCCGGTGTCGAGCCCGGGAGGTACATCCCCGCCACTCCACATGGGGAACCAGGCACgagatcccagctcctgcctttggcctggtctacACCTGAATTACTCCAGGCCTTTGGGGGCATTCATCTCTCTCAACCTAGCCACTAGGAAAATTCAAAAGGCAGATGTGCCCACTGCACACGCCCAGCAGCAGGAGGGGCTGGCACACCGCATGTCACCAGCTCGGGACAGGATCAACACTCAAGACCCCGCTGGACCACTGTGAAGTCGGAAGATCCCACGTGGAGGACAGACTGTACTGAGCTCAGAGGATCTGAAAGCAGCGATTCACAAGGACTAAGATCGTGAACTTGGGCATGGATGATTCTCTTCTCAACGCTGCTTAATCAGGAAGAGGGATGACAAACATGAGCACCTGGTGGGGAGCACACACGGGGGTACAGCTGATGACTCACCTGCTGCCGGCTTGGCCTGCCTTGCTGCGGGAAGTCTCTGCAAACCAACACAGACCCAGTCAGTGGCTTACTCTGCCTTCCTCTGCCCTCGGCCTCAGCATCGGGAACCACCACGCCATCTGTTCCCACAGCTGAGCCAAGCCCAGAGAGCTTGTCCCGACCACAGGCCGAGAGCCAAGCAGATGGAGCCCCAGGCTCCCCAGGCTGAGGCTGCAAGAGCCTGGGGCCCCAGGACCAATGCAGCTGCAAGGCAGGGGCTCCACCCCAGTTTCCATGGTGCTATTAAGTTCAAATTCTCTCCTATTTCTCCGCTCGGGgaataaacacaaatatttgccaTCTCTTACACATTcagtacagcttcctgcttctagAACATAGCCATGTCTGCGCCATTCCACGACACAGAACTTGCATCAAGTCTATCAAAATAAAACTATGGGGGCCCGGTGCGATatcgtagtggttaaagtcctcgccttgcatgcactaggatcccatatggttgccgatttaatccctgcggccctgcttcccatccagctccctgcttgtggcctggaaaagcagtcaagaatggcccaaagctttgggaccctgcatccacaggagagacccagaagagctcctagcttctggctcctggcttcggattggcgcagcaccggctcttgtggtcatttggggagtgaaccattggagggaagatcttcctctctctctctcctcctctctgtatatctgcctttccaataaaaataaataaaatctaaaaaacaaacaaacaaacaaacaaaccacaacTACGGGAGACCTGGGACCCGAGACCTGggacctgggaggcagagggtgtGACCTGATCATGCGTGCTATTACGGATCATCCTCACTTATCCTGCGTCACCCTGGGGGCTGGCAAGCTCACCTTCTTCAGCTCAACTGGGGTACCGAAAGGGCCCCTCGAGAGGAAATCCAAGCCAAGCAAACACTGCTCTTCTAGCCAAAAGGGctttcactctttaaatggcaAGGGACTGGGGCTCGTGAtacggcattccatatggatgatggctcgggtcctggctgctccactgcccatccagctccctgctaagatgcCTGGGGCAGCAACGGCAGTTGGCCCcactgtttgggcccctgcagccactcgcaagacctggaagaagctccttcctggctcctggcttgagtctggcctggccctggccgctgcagccatttgaagactgATTCGGTGGAAGGAAACTCTCTAACTTGGTATTCCTCCTCTTTATCTaactctaccttgcaaataataatagtttttaaaagtgttAAAAAGAGCACATATAAATACAAGGTGGGCAGTAGCTTACAGGGTCGCTATTTTCCAGAGCCTCTCTGAGGACACACCCTGCCTATTTCCCCTAACAGCCCTCCCAGGGGGAAGGTGGGTTCTCAGCCTTCCGCTTGGCGTGGAGAACCAACCTCCCAGTCTGCCCCGTGCATGACAGCATCTCCTCCCATGCTTGCCACAGGGGGTCCGGAGGACATCATACGGAGCCAGCGGTCCAGGGCTGCAGCGGCCACTCCCGATCCATCGAGCTCTGCGGCTCGGAGACTCAGCCCTGCCAGCTGAGGCGACAGGTGCTCTGGGCAGAAGATTACAGTCATGAAGCCGGGCTTTACAATACCTGGTCCTGGGGTGTGGTTCGGTGCAGCAAGACCTTGGCAGTGAGGGAGGGCGGGAGCTGCGTGCTGACGATCCTAAGGGATGAAACACAGGAGCGAGAATGGTGTGAGAAGTCTCCAGGGGGCTCTCCGTTTCAAAAGGGTCTGGTATCTCATGTGGCGGGGGATCTTGGGGACACGACTGCCGGGAAGGTCACTGCTGGCGGTGCTTACGCAGggccttcctcaatatgcccggCGACACTCAGCATGAGCCCTCGAAGCTGGCGTGTACCCAGATGTGtgtggttcagcttcctgctaagtgcACACTTGGGGAGCGAGGCAGTAGATGAGGGTTCAAGTGCcggggcccctggcacccacatgggagacccagattcagctccaggctcccggctttgctTTAGTCCAgtgctggctattgcaggcacttgagcagtgaatcagcaggtggttaTTTCTCTACCTTGTCcataaaaagaagaaggaaaacaaaaaagagaaatatagaaaCAGGTCtcttaagaagaagaagaaaaaaaagccaacacTCTAAATGAATGTCCAACAAGAAGAAAACAGCTAAGTGAGACCACGGCAGAGCGTTCTTCCCACACACAGGTGTGTTGCTCCGGCATCTACGTAGCTGTGGCTGGGAGATCTTTGCTTAGAGTGACTCCAGGTCCATGGCCTTTCTGGACGCCTCCGCACGCAGGTGTGAGGTGAGGGAGGGCTGCTTGGGAGATGGCCTGCGGTGGGGACAGAATCTGAGAGCAGGAGGCTGAATGGGGTCTCTCATTTGCACTTTGTGTTTCTCCGCTGGCTGATGTTGTAGCGGTGAGAATGTGTTCATGTGTTAGCTGCCTCATCTAAAATGCATCAGAAACTGCAT is a window encoding:
- the HPS4 gene encoding BLOC-3 complex member HPS4, producing the protein MATSTASETKASSWWNYFFLYDGSKVKEEGDPTRAGICYFYPTQTLLDQQELLCGQIAGVVRCIADISGSRPALIRLRKLKFAVKVDGSFLWVLGCAVELPDVSCERFLDQLTGLFRFYNGPVSLAYETRSREELSVEWDAFIRQILQRTGDLHRIFNSLWNLDRTKVEPLLLLKAALILQTCQRAPHILAGCILYKGLIVSTQLPPSLTAKVLLHRTTPQDQRLPAARQAKPAAGAAWPADVQIIPVFLTKEEATHLHEFPVERMTRPPTSPARLQDGSAQHPPRAWSASSPSENIPRNVESVSEMLATTLQPPSADPAWSDGRRQNGQLQNPGPPGLPKGSAPGQGPGLSCSLVNDPDLSEIHIPEIQEIVPVPGHSGSPHIGASDSQALSQVPCHRESVHSSGDPEPRLPEDTAAGSLLPPSPPEARAPNGALNLCTDFPGDSDPRPRGSSWPLSPSGSVSRQRGSTPPGREQGLDRGLDGLPQSHSMPHLECKSGLGPVDRSDSSPTPAERCVGLVRMNLYTHSVKGLMLSLLAEEPLLADSAAIEEVYHSSLASLNGLEVHLRETLPADEAGPASSTYNFTHYDRVQSLLMANLPQVATAQDRRFLQAVSLMHSDFAQLPALYEMTLRNASTAVYACCNPVQETYFQQLASAARSSGFPNPQDSAFSLPGRAKQKLLKHGVNLL